One genomic segment of Gadus chalcogrammus isolate NIFS_2021 chromosome 3, NIFS_Gcha_1.0, whole genome shotgun sequence includes these proteins:
- the fam13a gene encoding protein FAM13A isoform X3 yields the protein MVVQRARMKIQESPAVCVAPERPSHGDCSEPREDVPRLELAEEDNNNWGEHSYYSAPFLDFKNLFHHSVFDEPVPAYSSWQRDNMDREEPRPSPHAGGQLIRQLMEEGSDPMLSPRFYGYGHCQYLDDTEVPPSPPNAHSFTSRRRSSSLGSCDEEKEELSSVQLSKRIHVLKKKIHRFEEKFEYERKYRPSHSDKLANPEVLRWVNELTRLRRNLKEHKLLKSEEDLPPLTRQRSNTLPKSFGSQLDKRSPQEKAPLPPAESTLEVVMGKLQEKREEVGRPEDIKDMTREQIGTEKLALQKALLYYESIHGRPVTKNERQTMKPLYDRYRLVKQILCRASSIPVIEEEDGSEEDGDSKPSFPVSDRPNPSMLGFLDQLEEEADGFISPVDDLSPSRSTTHDMRLSNLHSATMQELLEQLQETREEKKRIRKNLREYEDQFFRENGRNVQKEDRSPLAVEYNEYKHVKAKLKLLEVLISKRNSTKFK from the exons ATGGTGGTACAGAGGGCCAGGATGAAGATCCAGGAGTCTCCCGCGGTGTGTGTGGCGCCGGAGCGGCCGTCGCACGGCGACTGCAGCGAGCCGCGAGAGGATGTTCCCCGCCTGGAGCTCGCAGAGGAGGACAACAACAACTGGGGAG AGCATTCCTACTATTCCGCCCCTTTCCTTGATTTCAAAAACCTTTTCCACCACAGTGTGTTTGATG AGCCCGTCCCTGCCTACTCGTCGTGGCAACGGGACAACATGGACCGCGAGGAGCCCCGCCCGTCGCCGCACGCCGGCGGTCAACTCATCCGCCAGCTGATGGAGGAGGGCAGCGACCCCATGCTCTCGCCTCGTTTCTACGGTTACGGCCACTGCCAGTACCTGGACGACACGGAGGTGCCCCCCTCGCCGCCCAACGCGCACTCCTTCACCAG tcgCCGCAGGAGTTCTTCCCTGGGGTCCtgtgacgaggagaaggaggagctgtcGTCCGTTCAGCTCTCCAAGCGGATCCACGTGCTCAAGAAGAAGATCCACCGGTTTGAGGAAAAGTTTGAATATGAACGGAAATACAGG CCGTCTCACAGTGATAAGCTCGCCAACCCAGAAGTGCTCAGATGGGTCAATGAACTGACGAGACTTCGCAGGAATCTCAAAG aacACAAGCTGCTGAAGTCGGAGGAGGACCTGCCACCGCTGACCCGCCAGCGCAGCAACACCCTGCCCAAGAGCTTCGGCTCCCAGCTGGACAAGAGGAGCCCGCAGGAGAAGGCGCCGCTGCCCCCGGCCGAGAGCAccctggaggtggtgatgggcaagctgcaggagaagagggaggaggtgggccgGCCGGAGGACATCAAG GACATGACCCGAGAGCAGATTGGAACGGAGAAGCTGGCACTGCAGAAGGCCCTGCTGTACTATGAGAGCATCCATGGAAGACCG GTGACGAAGAACGAGAGACAGACCATGAAGCCCCTGTACGACCGCTACCGCCTGGTGAAGCAGATCCTATGCAGGGCCTCCAGTATCCCCGTCATC gaggaggaggatggctcTGAGGAGGACGGGGACTCTAAGCCCTCGTTCCCGGTGTCGGACCGGCCCAACCCCAGCATGCTGGGCTTCCTTgaccagctggaggaggaggcggatgGGTTCATCTCCCCCGTGGACGACCTGTCGCCCTCCAGGAGCACCACGCACGACATGAGGCTGTCCAACCTGCACTCGGCCACCAT GCAAGAACTGCTGGAGCAGCTCCAAGAaaccagagaggagaagaagagaatcCGCAAGAATCTAAGAGAGTACGAAGACCAGTTCTTTAGAGAAAATGGAAG GAATGTGCAGAAGGAGGACCGGTCCCCTCTGGCGGTGGAGTATAACGAATACAAACACGTGAAGGCCAAGCTCAAACTGCTGGAAGTCCTGATCAGCAAAAGAAACTCGACCAAGTTCAAATGA
- the fam13a gene encoding protein FAM13A isoform X2 — MVVQRARMKIQESPAVCVAPERPSHGDCSEPREDVPRLELAEEDNNNWGEPVPAYSSWQRDNMDREEPRPSPHAGGQLIRQLMEEGSDPMLSPRFYGYGHCQYLDDTEVPPSPPNAHSFTSRRRSSSLGSCDEEKEELSSVQLSKRIHVLKKKIHRFEEKFEYERKYRPSHSDKLANPEVLRWVNELTRLRRNLKEHKLLKSEEDLPPLTRQRSNTLPKSFGSQLDKRSPQEKAPLPPAESTLEVVMGKLQEKREEVGRPEDIKDMTREQIGTEKLALQKALLYYESIHGRPVTKNERQTMKPLYDRYRLVKQILCRASSIPVIGSPSSKRRGPLLQPIIEGVPALFFDDIKEEEDGSEEDGDSKPSFPVSDRPNPSMLGFLDQLEEEADGFISPVDDLSPSRSTTHDMRLSNLHSATMQELLEQLQETREEKKRIRKNLREYEDQFFRENGRNVQKEDRSPLAVEYNEYKHVKAKLKLLEVLISKRNSTKFK, encoded by the exons ATGGTGGTACAGAGGGCCAGGATGAAGATCCAGGAGTCTCCCGCGGTGTGTGTGGCGCCGGAGCGGCCGTCGCACGGCGACTGCAGCGAGCCGCGAGAGGATGTTCCCCGCCTGGAGCTCGCAGAGGAGGACAACAACAACTGGGGAG AGCCCGTCCCTGCCTACTCGTCGTGGCAACGGGACAACATGGACCGCGAGGAGCCCCGCCCGTCGCCGCACGCCGGCGGTCAACTCATCCGCCAGCTGATGGAGGAGGGCAGCGACCCCATGCTCTCGCCTCGTTTCTACGGTTACGGCCACTGCCAGTACCTGGACGACACGGAGGTGCCCCCCTCGCCGCCCAACGCGCACTCCTTCACCAG tcgCCGCAGGAGTTCTTCCCTGGGGTCCtgtgacgaggagaaggaggagctgtcGTCCGTTCAGCTCTCCAAGCGGATCCACGTGCTCAAGAAGAAGATCCACCGGTTTGAGGAAAAGTTTGAATATGAACGGAAATACAGG CCGTCTCACAGTGATAAGCTCGCCAACCCAGAAGTGCTCAGATGGGTCAATGAACTGACGAGACTTCGCAGGAATCTCAAAG aacACAAGCTGCTGAAGTCGGAGGAGGACCTGCCACCGCTGACCCGCCAGCGCAGCAACACCCTGCCCAAGAGCTTCGGCTCCCAGCTGGACAAGAGGAGCCCGCAGGAGAAGGCGCCGCTGCCCCCGGCCGAGAGCAccctggaggtggtgatgggcaagctgcaggagaagagggaggaggtgggccgGCCGGAGGACATCAAG GACATGACCCGAGAGCAGATTGGAACGGAGAAGCTGGCACTGCAGAAGGCCCTGCTGTACTATGAGAGCATCCATGGAAGACCG GTGACGAAGAACGAGAGACAGACCATGAAGCCCCTGTACGACCGCTACCGCCTGGTGAAGCAGATCCTATGCAGGGCCTCCAGTATCCCCGTCATC ggCTCCCCCTCCAGCAAGCGGCGGGGTCCGCTCCTCCAGCCCATTATCGAGGGCGTTCCCGCACTGTTCTTCGATGACATCAAG gaggaggaggatggctcTGAGGAGGACGGGGACTCTAAGCCCTCGTTCCCGGTGTCGGACCGGCCCAACCCCAGCATGCTGGGCTTCCTTgaccagctggaggaggaggcggatgGGTTCATCTCCCCCGTGGACGACCTGTCGCCCTCCAGGAGCACCACGCACGACATGAGGCTGTCCAACCTGCACTCGGCCACCAT GCAAGAACTGCTGGAGCAGCTCCAAGAaaccagagaggagaagaagagaatcCGCAAGAATCTAAGAGAGTACGAAGACCAGTTCTTTAGAGAAAATGGAAG GAATGTGCAGAAGGAGGACCGGTCCCCTCTGGCGGTGGAGTATAACGAATACAAACACGTGAAGGCCAAGCTCAAACTGCTGGAAGTCCTGATCAGCAAAAGAAACTCGACCAAGTTCAAATGA
- the fam13a gene encoding protein FAM13A isoform X1, with product MVVQRARMKIQESPAVCVAPERPSHGDCSEPREDVPRLELAEEDNNNWGEHSYYSAPFLDFKNLFHHSVFDEPVPAYSSWQRDNMDREEPRPSPHAGGQLIRQLMEEGSDPMLSPRFYGYGHCQYLDDTEVPPSPPNAHSFTSRRRSSSLGSCDEEKEELSSVQLSKRIHVLKKKIHRFEEKFEYERKYRPSHSDKLANPEVLRWVNELTRLRRNLKEHKLLKSEEDLPPLTRQRSNTLPKSFGSQLDKRSPQEKAPLPPAESTLEVVMGKLQEKREEVGRPEDIKDMTREQIGTEKLALQKALLYYESIHGRPVTKNERQTMKPLYDRYRLVKQILCRASSIPVIGSPSSKRRGPLLQPIIEGVPALFFDDIKEEEDGSEEDGDSKPSFPVSDRPNPSMLGFLDQLEEEADGFISPVDDLSPSRSTTHDMRLSNLHSATMQELLEQLQETREEKKRIRKNLREYEDQFFRENGRNVQKEDRSPLAVEYNEYKHVKAKLKLLEVLISKRNSTKFK from the exons ATGGTGGTACAGAGGGCCAGGATGAAGATCCAGGAGTCTCCCGCGGTGTGTGTGGCGCCGGAGCGGCCGTCGCACGGCGACTGCAGCGAGCCGCGAGAGGATGTTCCCCGCCTGGAGCTCGCAGAGGAGGACAACAACAACTGGGGAG AGCATTCCTACTATTCCGCCCCTTTCCTTGATTTCAAAAACCTTTTCCACCACAGTGTGTTTGATG AGCCCGTCCCTGCCTACTCGTCGTGGCAACGGGACAACATGGACCGCGAGGAGCCCCGCCCGTCGCCGCACGCCGGCGGTCAACTCATCCGCCAGCTGATGGAGGAGGGCAGCGACCCCATGCTCTCGCCTCGTTTCTACGGTTACGGCCACTGCCAGTACCTGGACGACACGGAGGTGCCCCCCTCGCCGCCCAACGCGCACTCCTTCACCAG tcgCCGCAGGAGTTCTTCCCTGGGGTCCtgtgacgaggagaaggaggagctgtcGTCCGTTCAGCTCTCCAAGCGGATCCACGTGCTCAAGAAGAAGATCCACCGGTTTGAGGAAAAGTTTGAATATGAACGGAAATACAGG CCGTCTCACAGTGATAAGCTCGCCAACCCAGAAGTGCTCAGATGGGTCAATGAACTGACGAGACTTCGCAGGAATCTCAAAG aacACAAGCTGCTGAAGTCGGAGGAGGACCTGCCACCGCTGACCCGCCAGCGCAGCAACACCCTGCCCAAGAGCTTCGGCTCCCAGCTGGACAAGAGGAGCCCGCAGGAGAAGGCGCCGCTGCCCCCGGCCGAGAGCAccctggaggtggtgatgggcaagctgcaggagaagagggaggaggtgggccgGCCGGAGGACATCAAG GACATGACCCGAGAGCAGATTGGAACGGAGAAGCTGGCACTGCAGAAGGCCCTGCTGTACTATGAGAGCATCCATGGAAGACCG GTGACGAAGAACGAGAGACAGACCATGAAGCCCCTGTACGACCGCTACCGCCTGGTGAAGCAGATCCTATGCAGGGCCTCCAGTATCCCCGTCATC ggCTCCCCCTCCAGCAAGCGGCGGGGTCCGCTCCTCCAGCCCATTATCGAGGGCGTTCCCGCACTGTTCTTCGATGACATCAAG gaggaggaggatggctcTGAGGAGGACGGGGACTCTAAGCCCTCGTTCCCGGTGTCGGACCGGCCCAACCCCAGCATGCTGGGCTTCCTTgaccagctggaggaggaggcggatgGGTTCATCTCCCCCGTGGACGACCTGTCGCCCTCCAGGAGCACCACGCACGACATGAGGCTGTCCAACCTGCACTCGGCCACCAT GCAAGAACTGCTGGAGCAGCTCCAAGAaaccagagaggagaagaagagaatcCGCAAGAATCTAAGAGAGTACGAAGACCAGTTCTTTAGAGAAAATGGAAG GAATGTGCAGAAGGAGGACCGGTCCCCTCTGGCGGTGGAGTATAACGAATACAAACACGTGAAGGCCAAGCTCAAACTGCTGGAAGTCCTGATCAGCAAAAGAAACTCGACCAAGTTCAAATGA
- the fam13a gene encoding protein FAM13A isoform X4 has product MVVQRARMKIQESPAVCVAPERPSHGDCSEPREDVPRLELAEEDNNNWGEPVPAYSSWQRDNMDREEPRPSPHAGGQLIRQLMEEGSDPMLSPRFYGYGHCQYLDDTEVPPSPPNAHSFTSRRRSSSLGSCDEEKEELSSVQLSKRIHVLKKKIHRFEEKFEYERKYRPSHSDKLANPEVLRWVNELTRLRRNLKEHKLLKSEEDLPPLTRQRSNTLPKSFGSQLDKRSPQEKAPLPPAESTLEVVMGKLQEKREEVGRPEDIKDMTREQIGTEKLALQKALLYYESIHGRPVTKNERQTMKPLYDRYRLVKQILCRASSIPVIEEEDGSEEDGDSKPSFPVSDRPNPSMLGFLDQLEEEADGFISPVDDLSPSRSTTHDMRLSNLHSATMQELLEQLQETREEKKRIRKNLREYEDQFFRENGRNVQKEDRSPLAVEYNEYKHVKAKLKLLEVLISKRNSTKFK; this is encoded by the exons ATGGTGGTACAGAGGGCCAGGATGAAGATCCAGGAGTCTCCCGCGGTGTGTGTGGCGCCGGAGCGGCCGTCGCACGGCGACTGCAGCGAGCCGCGAGAGGATGTTCCCCGCCTGGAGCTCGCAGAGGAGGACAACAACAACTGGGGAG AGCCCGTCCCTGCCTACTCGTCGTGGCAACGGGACAACATGGACCGCGAGGAGCCCCGCCCGTCGCCGCACGCCGGCGGTCAACTCATCCGCCAGCTGATGGAGGAGGGCAGCGACCCCATGCTCTCGCCTCGTTTCTACGGTTACGGCCACTGCCAGTACCTGGACGACACGGAGGTGCCCCCCTCGCCGCCCAACGCGCACTCCTTCACCAG tcgCCGCAGGAGTTCTTCCCTGGGGTCCtgtgacgaggagaaggaggagctgtcGTCCGTTCAGCTCTCCAAGCGGATCCACGTGCTCAAGAAGAAGATCCACCGGTTTGAGGAAAAGTTTGAATATGAACGGAAATACAGG CCGTCTCACAGTGATAAGCTCGCCAACCCAGAAGTGCTCAGATGGGTCAATGAACTGACGAGACTTCGCAGGAATCTCAAAG aacACAAGCTGCTGAAGTCGGAGGAGGACCTGCCACCGCTGACCCGCCAGCGCAGCAACACCCTGCCCAAGAGCTTCGGCTCCCAGCTGGACAAGAGGAGCCCGCAGGAGAAGGCGCCGCTGCCCCCGGCCGAGAGCAccctggaggtggtgatgggcaagctgcaggagaagagggaggaggtgggccgGCCGGAGGACATCAAG GACATGACCCGAGAGCAGATTGGAACGGAGAAGCTGGCACTGCAGAAGGCCCTGCTGTACTATGAGAGCATCCATGGAAGACCG GTGACGAAGAACGAGAGACAGACCATGAAGCCCCTGTACGACCGCTACCGCCTGGTGAAGCAGATCCTATGCAGGGCCTCCAGTATCCCCGTCATC gaggaggaggatggctcTGAGGAGGACGGGGACTCTAAGCCCTCGTTCCCGGTGTCGGACCGGCCCAACCCCAGCATGCTGGGCTTCCTTgaccagctggaggaggaggcggatgGGTTCATCTCCCCCGTGGACGACCTGTCGCCCTCCAGGAGCACCACGCACGACATGAGGCTGTCCAACCTGCACTCGGCCACCAT GCAAGAACTGCTGGAGCAGCTCCAAGAaaccagagaggagaagaagagaatcCGCAAGAATCTAAGAGAGTACGAAGACCAGTTCTTTAGAGAAAATGGAAG GAATGTGCAGAAGGAGGACCGGTCCCCTCTGGCGGTGGAGTATAACGAATACAAACACGTGAAGGCCAAGCTCAAACTGCTGGAAGTCCTGATCAGCAAAAGAAACTCGACCAAGTTCAAATGA